AATGTACATCAAATTATCAAGTCCCCAGTTGGCACGATCCGTATCTGTCCAATTGATAGCCTCGCCAATACTGAGCACACGCTTGATCCCAAGCTGCCACAGAAGTTCCGGGTTGTTCGCATGATTCAGATTGCCCAGATACAGATATGGCAAGACACGGCTAGGGAAGGAGCCATCCATGTTGTGGAACCAATGGGGATCCCCGATTTCCGAGAGATCCGTCGACTGATTTACGGGGCTTTCCTGTAAGAGACGTCCTTGAATGTGGCGTAGGAAAGCAACGTCTGTCGTATAGGCAAAGAAGTTGCGTTTCTTTTCGCAATGCAGTCGAAGCCAGGCTTCATGGGCAGGCACACCTTCTGCAAACATAAAGTACGCGACAGCCAACAACGAACTCTCGGTATAACCGTCCGCACAGTGGATGAGAATCTTACGGGGTTTGCCATTTGAGTTGGTCATTACAACGTCTCCATCGGTTTCGAGCTCTTCCGATGAAGTCTCTGGGTGTGCGAGATAGTAGATCCACCTTATGGTGTTAACAATGTCCTCAACCTCTCGGGTGTTCCCCGATGGGAGCACAAGAGATCCCGATGAAGGGAACTCCATGCGCTGGGAACCACTCTCTATCTGTTTGTCGAGCATGGCGAGGAACCTTGGACCAGGGATATTGGCCATGTCGCATGCTTCGATCAACAGATCGTAGCCATCTTCCTTTGGCGACTCAAGGGCATCATTTTGGAAGTAGTCCGGGGTAGACCCGAGCCAAACGTTGGACGAAATCTCGGATGCCCGGGACATTGTAGACATCTCCAGTTGCTCCCATTGGACTACCAATTTGTTAGCACAAACTCCGGGCGCGCCAAGATTCATTTGAAGTTACCGAAATCCATAGTGTGGCCTGTCGGTTGGCCGTCCGCATCGATAGCAATGATCTCTGGGTGTTTGTCCGCAACTTTGGAAAATTTGTCTGGGGAATTACGTCAACATATGGTCCATAAGAACAGGGAGTCAAGGAGAAGTAACGAACCGGCAAGAATGAAGGTGTTGTACGTCGGTCGCTCCTCCAGCGGATCCATTTTCGTTCGCCATAACCGCTGCGCCTTGGCAAACTGGTTGGCTAGTTCAACAAGTCCGCTATGGCTGTCATCATCTTCGGCATAAATAACAATATCCGACATTGCAGCCAACTTGGCAGTTTGTATTTGGAAATTGCGGACGGAGAATCCCTCGGGAGGATCCGCCATCAAGAAGTGGGATGAAGGTGCCAGCACTTCATGGGCGCTCACTGCGCCCTTGATGCGTGACTGGCTTAAGTCACCTCCAAGCTTAACTACCATTAGGCCTCGCCAGCATTTTGGAGTATGTCGAGCATGTCGCTTGCGACTTGAAAAGAATCGTAGCTGCAGATGGTTGTCTCGATGCAGGCCATGAAGCCAAGGAAACATCAAAGATGCGTCGGGTAAAGGTTGTGATGCTTGATGAGCGATCGCAGCCGCCAATTTGACTCCGTCGATGGCATATACCGCAGGGGATGATGGTTGTCCAATGCGCATTCTCTCATCTGGAGGAGATAGAAGCGAGGACGGCTGGTCGCTGGGCCGGGATTTGGAGGTAGGCTGAGACGTCGGAATAGGGCCTGTGGGGCATACTGGAATATGTCTGTTCGGTATAGGACTTGACCGTCGGTTTACAGTCAAGGCTGGGGgaattggagaagaaggaggggTCGAGTGGTGCAGCGCCTGCTGTTGAACTAGCACCGTGGCCATGATGACAAGACAAGTGGTTGGGGAAGTGGGTGTAATATTGCGATGAAGATGGCAAGGTCACTTGCAATCGCGGCACTTTTGAGAATAGAATGAAAATACGGTTACATCCTTTGCAGTCGAGAGGTAGTGAAGAGTGCCCAAAGCAATGGCAATCTGACTCACGAGTGACCACAAGCACAACTATGCGGCAGTTGTTAGCAGAAGGTCTTTAAGCCCTTTGCAAGTTTGAGCCAAAGTGGCAACGAGGTGCAAAGTATCGAAAGGAAATAAGAAGAATCTCAAGGTCAAAAGAAGGGGGGGGAAGGGAAAGCCATACCGGAGATAAGGCAAGGGGTGAAGAATGGAAAGACAATGCCAAGTTAGGCGACAAGGGGAGACTTAAGTTGGATGCAAGAAAAGCAAGTAGAAGaacaaagagagagaaatgaAGTGGAGAGCAGAGGGGAAAGATAACGTGGGACAAGATCTGACAGTGAGAGTACATGTACATTGTACAATTTGTCCCTACGTGAATTCTATTGTTCATATCCATTTTGTAACATTTGTAACATTACATGTATGCATTTAACTGGATatatctcatcatcatcacttaCTATCATCGTCATGGTCCCCACGATAGTCCCCCTAATTCCATCTGTATCCACACGCTCCACCGCGGGTCCAAATATGATCCGCCTAACCCTTGTCTGATTTGATGTATGATGTTTACATTCGGATTCAGATTAGGGAATGTCATTTCCCCCATTCAACGACCGGGATTCTGACCACTTTTCTGTCAGATTTAATTGCCCTTAAAATAGCCTAGgcgtcaaaaaaaaaaaaaaaaggaaaaagaaaaaactcGACCTCGGGCAACGTATCTATGTGGCCAATCATTTAATGGGCACCGATGACGATGAGATTTCCTGATACCATGTTCGGGGTTGTAGGTCTGTGCGTCTGGGGAGGGGGTTTTACTACTGTCAAAATCTCCTTGGTTGACGAGGCCCATTGGGGAACATAGAACTTATCACCTCCGAAGTGTTTGTCGGATCCACATCGGATGAGAAAGCCCTGCCAGCCGGAGGTCGAGCCATTTCGTGTCCATGGTAACAGCAAAAAGTCAATTTGACAATCCAAAAG
Above is a genomic segment from Penicillium digitatum chromosome 3, complete sequence containing:
- a CDS encoding Protein tyrosine phosphatase Pps1, putative yields the protein MATVLVQQQALHHSTPPSSPIPPALTVNRRSSPIPNRHIPVCPTGPIPTSQPTSKSRPSDQPSSLLSPPDERMRIGQPSSPAVYAIDGVKLAAAIAHQASQPLPDASLMFPWLHGLHRDNHLQLRFFSSRKRHARHTPKCWRGLMVVKLGGDLSQSRIKGAVSAHEVLAPSSHFLMADPPEGFSVRNFQIQTAKLAAMSDIVIYAEDDDSHSGLVELANQFAKAQRLWRTKMDPLEERPTYNTFILADKFSKVADKHPEIIAIDADGQPTGHTMDFVQWEQLEMSTMSRASEISSNVWLGSTPDYFQNDALESPKEDGYDLLIEACDMANIPGPRFLAMLDKQIESGSQRMEFPSSGSLVLPSGNTREVEDIVNTIRWIYYLAHPETSSEELETDGDVVMTNSNGKPRKILIHCADGYTESSLLAVAYFMFAEGVPAHEAWLRLHCEKKRNFFAYTTDVAFLRHIQGRLLQESPVNQSTDLSEIGDPHWFHNMDGSFPSRVLPYLYLGNLNHANNPELLWQLGIKRVLSIGEAINWTDTDRANWGLDNLMYIDNVQDNGIDPLFQEYDRCLDFIEKGKRQGTATLVHCRVGVSRSATICIAEVMGSKNLSFPRAYCFVRARRLNVIIQPHLRFVYELLQWEEHQMKTRGLPVKRELEWDTVAREIALLNKPYSRH